Within the Chrysemys picta bellii isolate R12L10 chromosome 17, ASM1138683v2, whole genome shotgun sequence genome, the region AGTGGGGgtttggcagggggctgggcggaggggctctcccctggcagtcaggaccCGCTGCCCCTCGGAGGGTGGGGAaccagggggctgggcagggggagccatggggagggggctcagcagggatgCCAGGGGGCGGGGAaccggggggctgggcagggggagccggggggcagggggctcggcGGGGGTGCCGGGGAACGGGGAACCGGGGGGCTGGACCAGggatgctggggggcggggaactggggggctggggaagggaagccagggggcggggggctgggcagggggctcggCAGGATGCTGGGGGCCGGGTTGCGTCTGAATTAAAGTCAGCTTCACCTCAatctcccccatctctgcccccccagcctgccgcggcccccgccccgcccagcgccggccccccgctgccccccagccaggagctggACAGCGGGGTGGGCCGGACGGACGAGAGCACCCGGAACGAGGAGAGCTCGGAGCACGACCTGCTGGGGGACGAGCCCCCCAGCTCGGCCGGCACCCCGGCCCCCCAGCGTCGCCCGGCCCCGCTGCAGGCCCGGGACTTCCACTTCAGCCTGGACTCGCTGCTGCCCGcgcccgaggtgccggggctgacGGACGCCGAGTCCGAGCGGTaccgggagctgctggagctgcgGGGGCACCTGGCCAACGGGAACGGCCCCGGCGCCCTGCGGCCCGGCCTGGACCTCGACCTCAACCGCAACCGCGCGgcgctgctggaggaggagctgcggCACCTGCAGTTCAAATGCCGCAACATCCTTCGGGCGCAGAAGATGCAGCGGCTGCGCGAGCGCTGCCTcaaggcctggctgctggaggaggagggggggcccCCCCCGGCCGGCGAggggccccccccggccccgctggccGACATCACCGAGGTGCCCGAGCGCTCGGAGAAGGACAGCACCAGCGCCTACAACACGGGCGAGAGCTGCCGGAGCACCCCGCTGCTGGAGAGCCCCGGCCCGCGCCCCGACCCCCCGCCCAAGCCGGGCCGGCTCCGGCGCCCCCGGGAGGGCAGCCCCGGGCTGGCGCGCCGGGCGCGGGACGAGAGCCCGGCGCCCGGCGGGCTGGCGGGCGGCGCCCGGGCGGAGTGGAAGGGGAAGGCGCGGGGCGAGGGCACCCGGCGCCCGGGCCGGGACCGGCTGCTCAAGGCGCGGGCGCTGAAGATCCGGGAGGAGCGGAGCGGCATGACCACGGACGACGACGCCGTCAGCGAGATGAAGATGGGCCGGTACTGGAGCAAGGAGGAGCgcaagcagcagctgctgcggGCCCGGGAGCAGCGCCGGCGCCGGGAACTCATGCTGCAGAGCCGGCTCGACTGGCAGCGGGAGGCGGGGGGGGCCCCGGGGGCCCCCGACCAGctcaccatcctggccctcagcCACCGCAAGAGCCTCAAGAAACGCAGCCGGCGCATCCTAGACAATTGGATCACGATCCAGGAGATGCTGGCGCACGGCGCCCGCTCGGCTGACGGGCACCGGGTCTACAACCCGCTGCTGTCCGTCACCACCGTCTGAGCGGGCGGGGCCAGGCCTGCAGACTCGCTTTCTCCCCCatgtgccaggatttgggggtgAGCCTACCTCCCCCACGTCGCCACCATCGGAGGACCCGGGGCCCCCCACTtttccagggctgggggagcccccATCCcgacagagcaggaaagaggggggcccctggtgctgctcctggaCATGCCTGGCTGCAGAGACAATGGGGAGATTTGGGGAGTCCCCcaatgctgctccagccccccctgccctacAGGGACCCCCCAGGATCGGAACCGGGGGCGTGAAGCACAAAGACACTCAGTCAGgcgcggggaggagggggggacaaAGGCCCCTCCCAGATGCTCCCCCCCAGGGTGGTTTTTATGTCGTGTCTGTGATTCGTGTCTGGTCAGTTCATCGTTTGTCTGAGTCTGGCAGGGGAGacacctgcccccctccccccccccccagcagatcCCGAGACCCCCACTTCCCCCTGAACCCCCAGATCCCACTGCCCCCGAGCCCCACACTTCCCCCTGATCCCTCCGAACCCCTGATCCCACTgcaccccactgtcccctccccccagcagattccaagcccccccttccccctgaaCCCAGATCCCACTGCTACCAAGCCCCCCactggcccccaccccccagcagatcctgccacccctgagccccccacttccccctcctccccccagcagatCCCActgcccccgagccccccactgccccccaaacaccagccctcccacttccctcccagagcggggagagaacccaggagtcctggctcccagccccccctgctgtgacccaccagcccccactcccctcccagagccgggagagaacccaggagtcctggctcccagccccccctgctctgacccaccatcCCCCGTCCCGCCCCGATCTGTGATGTCTGTGTGCACAGCTGCCGGAGCGGGGGCAGGGTctgccggacgcctgggtccggAGCCGAATCTGCCTGGTCAGAATAAAGCAAAACCTTTTTACTCCTTTCAGGCGGCTGCGTCCGGAGCCTTTTCTGTCCgcgaaccccgcccccccccccgcctgggcccGGGACCCAGAAgctgggctgccccccccccccacacgggAATGGCCCCCCAGGGGTCTCagcttccagccccccccccccacactctaaccaccagatcccactcccctcccctctcctcccctcccagagccggggagagaacccaggagtccgggctcccagccctgcattAGGGGTGGTGATtgtctggctggctggctggggaggggggggggggcgaaaaaCAAGGAAACAATTTTATGGTGATTCCGGCTGCCCAGTGAAGCTGCAACAGGAAATTCCAGCCCCCCAGGCgttgccccccactcccgccccgcggcgccccccactcccgacccgcagctccgccggcgcccctcgctcccgacccgcagcccctgctagcctggtcctgggctccccccagctgtgaccaccagctcccagccccacccccctcccagagccaggagagaacccaggagtccgggctcccggCCTCTGCCCCAGTCCCTAGAAGTTGATACCATCTTCCTAGCATGAGTCCCCGACTAATGAGGCGTTGAATGACGTGCAAGAaacattggggcgggggggggggtggcctggggtgtgtgtgaattCCTGGGCAGGGGGAAGCTGTTGTAACAGCCTTAAAGTCCCTAAATCTccaggggtgggagccaggactcctgggttctctccccggctctgggaggggagtgggggctggtggttagagcaggggagctgggagccaggactcctgggttctctccccggctctgggaggggagtgggggctggtgggttagagcagggggggctgggagccaggactcctgggttctctcccccggatctgggaggggagggggggctggtggttagagcagcgggggctgggagcccggactcctgggttctctcccggcactgggaggggagtgggggctggtggttagagcaggggggctgggagcctggactcctgggttctctcccggcgctgggaggggagtgggggctggtggttagagcggaggggggggagctgggagcccggactcctgggttctctccctggctctgggaggggagtggggtctggtggttagagcgggggaggggctgggagcccggactcctgggttctcttcccggctctgggaggggagagggggctggtggttagagcaggcggggctgggagcccggactcctgggttctgtcccagctcgGGGAAGGCaggtcaccccccccccatcctgctggGGGTCGGCATCCACCAAGAACTTTATTTATTCTGGCTGGACTCCAGGACCTGCCTTCATTCTCTTACcccgcgggaggggggggggggggtcagccacCTGCTGGTTTtaagccccgccccagccccccccccccattactctGCCCGTCTCTCAGCAGAGCCCCGGCTCTCATCTCTGGGGGATCCTGCGCTTTCGCTTCCACCTCTCCAGGGAAGGAggggctgggaaaagaacccaggagatcGGGAGGGGGAGTCTCTGTGGCTGGGTTTATTCTGGGGGGGTCCCAGACCAACAGGGGGTGAACCCTGAAAGAAAACTCCACCCGCAGCTGGTGGGTGTCCTGCAAAAAGGTAAGTGCAGGGACCCTATTTATCAGTTtggggagaacccaggcgtcctggctcccccccccccggctccaacccaccagccccctcccagaactAGGGGTGCAGAGCtagaaggggggaggagagggggtagtggttagagcgggggaggggggactgggagcctggactcctgggttttctccctggGTCTATTactgactcactgggtgaccATGGCCAAGTTATttgccctccctgtgcctcagtttccccacatgaaCGGGGGTGTCTGGCCCTCCCAGGGGCGCTGGCCAGGGTCCCCTGCAGCTGCGCCTAGAAGGGTCCAGTCTGCGGGAACAGCCCCAGGCGCCGGCCCGGGTGAGGTTACCCTGTCAGGCCAGCGGGAGGGGACCTGGCCGCGTTGTGCGATGACACGGCAGGGTGTGACGGGGGCCCCGCGCTGGCCTTGGGCTGGTTGTGGTTGTGTTGCATTGGCCTGGTGACCTGCACTGCATTGTGTGTCGCGTCTGCAGTGTCACTGCCCTGAGCCTGCAGCGTTCGCTCGCCGGGCACCAGCGTGGCGCGGGCCACACTGGGCGCTTGTGTTGCCTCTTCCCCAGATTGTGTTGCTTGCTGGGGTCGAGCGGTGCATTGTGCGactgctttgtgcctcagccCGCGTGTTTCACTGCAGGGGTGTGTTGGGTTGCAGGATTGTGTTGGGTTGTTGGCTTGCAGGGGTGTGTCAGTTGCAGGGTTGTGTCGCGTTGTTGGTTTGCAGGGGTGTGTCACGTTGGTGGCTTGCAGGGGTGTGTTGGGTTGTTGGGTTGCATGGCTGTCGTGTTGTTGCCTTGCAGGGTTGTGACGCGTTGTTGGGTTGCATGGCTGTGTTGGGTTGCAGGGTTGTGTCGCATTGATGCCTTGCAGGGGTTCTGTCACGTTGTTGCCTTGTAGGGGTGTGTCAGTTGCAGGGTTGTGTCGCGTTGTTGGCTTGCAGAGGTGTGTCAGGTTGCAGGGTTGTGTCGCGTTGTTGGCCTGCAGGGTTGTGTCACGTTGTTGCCTTGCAGGCATGTGTCGGGTTGTTGCCTTGCAGGGTTGTGTCGCGTTGTTGCCTTGCAGGCATGTGTCGGGTTATTGCCTTGCAGGGGTGTGTCAGTTGCAGGGTTGTGTCGGGTTGTTGCCTTGCAGGCGTGTGTTGGGTTGTTGCCTTGCAGGGGTGTGTCAGTTGCAGGATTGTGTCGCGTTGTTGCCTTGCAGGCGTGTGTCGGATTGTTGCCTTGCAGGGGTGTGTCAGTTGCAGGGTTGTGTCGGGTTGTTGCCTTGCAGGCGTGTGTCGGGTTGTTGCCTTGCAGGGGTGTGTCAGTTGCAGGGTTGTGTCGGGTTGTTGCCTTGCAGGCGTGTGTCGGGTTGTTGCCTTGCAGGGGTGTGTCAGTTGCAG harbors:
- the LOC101946668 gene encoding PDZ domain-containing protein 4-like translates to MEGGPPETERAEELEYEEVELYKSSHRDKLGLTVCYRTDDEDDVGIYVGEVNPNSIAAKDGRIREGDRIVQINGVQVQDREEAVAILTQEQQTNISLLLARPETELSRRWKDSDRDDFLDDFGSEHEREMRPRATPGQQPAAAPAPPSAGPPLPPSQELDSGVGRTDESTRNEESSEHDLLGDEPPSSAGTPAPQRRPAPLQARDFHFSLDSLLPAPEVPGLTDAESERYRELLELRGHLANGNGPGALRPGLDLDLNRNRAALLEEELRHLQFKCRNILRAQKMQRLRERCLKAWLLEEEGGPPPAGEGPPPAPLADITEVPERSEKDSTSAYNTGESCRSTPLLESPGPRPDPPPKPGRLRRPREGSPGLARRARDESPAPGGLAGGARAEWKGKARGEGTRRPGRDRLLKARALKIREERSGMTTDDDAVSEMKMGRYWSKEERKQQLLRAREQRRRRELMLQSRLDWQREAGGAPGAPDQLTILALSHRKSLKKRSRRILDNWITIQEMLAHGARSADGHRVYNPLLSVTTV